A stretch of Lathyrus oleraceus cultivar Zhongwan6 chromosome 6, CAAS_Psat_ZW6_1.0, whole genome shotgun sequence DNA encodes these proteins:
- the LOC127097311 gene encoding uncharacterized protein LOC127097311 isoform X2 produces MPMMVLRRPVTVTTTSLMMSSIKLTSSFLMRFRNPANAFPDVVKFIHDPNQQQLEFQKLPTSYLRLAAHRVAQHYSLQSMVLVDDSLPDGSGSIIIVHKTFGYKPPLVRLADIPVKLPSEDNALKKVAIKQRPQKQSLVLSDTDSNSAKNRNSKSVEERTEEYSRARARIFSSSDNGSTMAGKPGCESRKQDNSLLCSLDLSRVEDKPASVPDVSSSRVLVESSTTNIRARNTAVKESVGRPMQSSRVAIYRDREVDRKDPDYDRSYERYVQRLDPGFGFNGGSYTMQPMYTAVSNYHTDFPQLGSTHELQLFTEHHPQPLFQHIPGPWAPPLPTGIGYGYPEAMLPFNPRQVGTCSAPALYFHSSQYSCHCHGMPFIPHEPLHQPFLQSHQPPPDANFGLAWPW; encoded by the exons ATGCCGATGATGGTCCTCCGTCGTCCAGTGACGGTAACAACAACGTCTCTGATGATGTCATCAATCAAGTTGACCAGTTCCTTCTTGATGCGGTTCAGAAACCCCGCGAACGCCTTTCCA GATGTTGTGAAGTTCATTCATGATCCTAATCAACAGCAGCTTGAATTTCAGAAACTACCAACTTCCTATTTGCGGTTGGCTGCACATCGGGTGGCTCAGCATTACTCGTTGCAGTCGATGGTTTTAGTGGATGATAGTTTACCAGATGGTTCTGGGTCGATAATTATTGTCCACAAGACTTTTGGATATAAGCCTCCTCTTGTTCGTCTTGCAGACATCCCTGTAAAGTTACCATCAGAAGACAATGCTCTCAAGAAGGTTGCAATTAAACAGAGACCACAGAAGCAGTCTCTAGTTCTTAGTGATACAGATTCTAACTCAGCTAAGAATCGAAACTCTAAAAGTGTAGAAGAGAGAACAGAGGAGTATAGTAGGGCTCGGGCTAGGATCTTTAGTTCAAGTGATAATGGTAGTACTATGGCTGGGAAGCCAGGTTGCGAGTCAAGGAAGCAGGATAACTCTTTACTTTGTTCCTTGGATTTATCTAGGGTTGAAGATAAACCGGCTTCTGTGCCGGATGTCAGTTCCAGTAGGGTGTTGGTTGAGTCTTCCACAACTAACATCAGGGCTAGAAATACGGCAGTGAAGGAATCAGTTGGTAGGCCCATGCAGAGTAGTAGGGTGGCTATATATCGGGACCGTGAAGTTGACCGCAAGGATCCTGATTATGACAGGAGCTATGAAAG GTATGTGCAACGACTTGACCCTGGATTTGGGTTCAATGGAGGATCATACACCATGCAGCCGATGTATACAGCCGTGTCAAATTACCACACTGATTTTCCACAGCTTGGATCCACTCATGAACTTCAGCTTTTTACTGAACACCATCCACAACCTCTTTTCCAGCACATACCTGGGCCATGGGCTCCACCATTACCTACTGGAATAGGATATGGATATCCAGAGGCCATGTTACCATTTAATCCTAGACAAGTTGGTACATGCTCTGCACCGGCTTTGTATTTTCATTCATCTCAGTATTCTTGTCACTGTCATGGAATGCCTTTTATTCCCCATGAACCTCTTCATCAACCATTTCTACAG TCTCATCAACCACCACCTGATGCAAATTTTGGACTGGCCTGGCCCTGGTAA
- the LOC127097311 gene encoding uncharacterized protein LOC127097311 isoform X1: protein MASAEDSGAPSSLEVADLNDSISRLKLNHSSDEHADDGPPSSSDGNNNVSDDVINQVDQFLLDAVQKPRERLSILRMEQDVVKFIHDPNQQQLEFQKLPTSYLRLAAHRVAQHYSLQSMVLVDDSLPDGSGSIIIVHKTFGYKPPLVRLADIPVKLPSEDNALKKVAIKQRPQKQSLVLSDTDSNSAKNRNSKSVEERTEEYSRARARIFSSSDNGSTMAGKPGCESRKQDNSLLCSLDLSRVEDKPASVPDVSSSRVLVESSTTNIRARNTAVKESVGRPMQSSRVAIYRDREVDRKDPDYDRSYERYVQRLDPGFGFNGGSYTMQPMYTAVSNYHTDFPQLGSTHELQLFTEHHPQPLFQHIPGPWAPPLPTGIGYGYPEAMLPFNPRQVGTCSAPALYFHSSQYSCHCHGMPFIPHEPLHQPFLQSHQPPPDANFGLAWPW, encoded by the exons ATGGCTTCTGCTGAAGATTCAGGAGCCCCGTCGTCGTTAGAGGTCGCCGATTTGAACGACTCCATAAGCCGCCTCAAATTGAACCACTCTTCCGACGAACATGCCGATGATGGTCCTCCGTCGTCCAGTGACGGTAACAACAACGTCTCTGATGATGTCATCAATCAAGTTGACCAGTTCCTTCTTGATGCGGTTCAGAAACCCCGCGAACGCCTTTCCA TTTTGCGGATGGAGCAGGATGTTGTGAAGTTCATTCATGATCCTAATCAACAGCAGCTTGAATTTCAGAAACTACCAACTTCCTATTTGCGGTTGGCTGCACATCGGGTGGCTCAGCATTACTCGTTGCAGTCGATGGTTTTAGTGGATGATAGTTTACCAGATGGTTCTGGGTCGATAATTATTGTCCACAAGACTTTTGGATATAAGCCTCCTCTTGTTCGTCTTGCAGACATCCCTGTAAAGTTACCATCAGAAGACAATGCTCTCAAGAAGGTTGCAATTAAACAGAGACCACAGAAGCAGTCTCTAGTTCTTAGTGATACAGATTCTAACTCAGCTAAGAATCGAAACTCTAAAAGTGTAGAAGAGAGAACAGAGGAGTATAGTAGGGCTCGGGCTAGGATCTTTAGTTCAAGTGATAATGGTAGTACTATGGCTGGGAAGCCAGGTTGCGAGTCAAGGAAGCAGGATAACTCTTTACTTTGTTCCTTGGATTTATCTAGGGTTGAAGATAAACCGGCTTCTGTGCCGGATGTCAGTTCCAGTAGGGTGTTGGTTGAGTCTTCCACAACTAACATCAGGGCTAGAAATACGGCAGTGAAGGAATCAGTTGGTAGGCCCATGCAGAGTAGTAGGGTGGCTATATATCGGGACCGTGAAGTTGACCGCAAGGATCCTGATTATGACAGGAGCTATGAAAG GTATGTGCAACGACTTGACCCTGGATTTGGGTTCAATGGAGGATCATACACCATGCAGCCGATGTATACAGCCGTGTCAAATTACCACACTGATTTTCCACAGCTTGGATCCACTCATGAACTTCAGCTTTTTACTGAACACCATCCACAACCTCTTTTCCAGCACATACCTGGGCCATGGGCTCCACCATTACCTACTGGAATAGGATATGGATATCCAGAGGCCATGTTACCATTTAATCCTAGACAAGTTGGTACATGCTCTGCACCGGCTTTGTATTTTCATTCATCTCAGTATTCTTGTCACTGTCATGGAATGCCTTTTATTCCCCATGAACCTCTTCATCAACCATTTCTACAG TCTCATCAACCACCACCTGATGCAAATTTTGGACTGGCCTGGCCCTGGTAA